The Agrococcus carbonis genome has a window encoding:
- the mobF gene encoding MobF family relaxase, translated as MTVSMRVMSAGDGYKYLLKTVAAADGNRPLSTPLTRYYMKEDTPPGRWIGAGVAALGKGEIHVGDRVSEHQLQLLMGTGHDPITDEPLGRAFPNYKSPEERIEARIADLEPTTTPGAKGEAVAQIVAEETTRSTRRAVAGFDFTFSIPKSASVLWAVADAGVQALIAEAHHRAVAEVVAFMEREVAATRTGATAGDGAVAQVDVTGLIATAFDHFDSRAGDPHLHTHVVISNKAKTVLDGKWRSLDGRPMHAAVVALSELHEAVFADQMTRTFGVSWEAREMGRDRNPAWAITGVPEGLVTEFSTRARHIDAEKNRLIAEYVAQHGRQPSNATILKLRAQATLATRPEKQVRSLADLTAEWRTRASKTLGQDATLWAREVTDNDKPMLLRADDVPLDVISELGRTVVAVVGEKRSTWRRWNLMAEASRQTMGWRFATMQDREAIVAMIADAAELVSLRLTPPELATSPVVFRRPDGTSVFRPKSSTVFTSESQLAAEDRLLERAANLGGSTVTLATVEKITYRPDADGRMLGDDQADALTRIAVSGRMLDILVGPAGAGKTTAMNALRRAWEAEHGSGAVVGLAPSAVAAQVLADDLGIETENTAKWWQNHLVHGTTFEAGQLVIIDEASLAGTLSLDRITHIAQDAGAKVLLVGDYAQLQSVDAGGAFALIARDRADTPELVDVHRFTHTWEKTASLELRHGRTAAIDTYLAHERIAEGDGEAMADTAYNAWRADRDAGLVSVLIAETHEDVTTLNGRARADLILSKTLNPDREVELRDGTAAGVGDTIITRRNNGNLRTLAGRDWVRNGDIWTITAVGDDGTVAIARDYGAGTAVKEDGTITSRRRGRRFGGSIVLPASYVGEHVDLGYAVTAYRAQGITTDTAHVLVEPTSTRETFYVAMTRGRHANHAYVTLDRAEDHGQPHPGDDPHATARSVLYGVLQHSAAELSAHETIVTEQEQWGSIAQLAAEYETIVAAAQHDRWAALVRGSGLTAEQAESAVESDAFGPLAAELRRAEANHHNVEALLPRLVAARGFGDADDIAAVLHYRVDRATARPARSGRTRKPARLIAGLIPQAHGIIDAEMRAALDQREALIEARADAVLEAALTESAPWTNALGAPPADRRRATAWRKAARVIAAYRDRYRVTDDAPLGTPPESAAQKIDAARARTALDRVRGFIAEVSEVPQHSQGRYGAERSL; from the coding sequence ATGACGGTTTCGATGCGTGTGATGTCGGCGGGCGACGGCTACAAGTACCTGCTCAAGACGGTCGCGGCTGCCGACGGCAACAGGCCGCTCTCGACGCCGCTCACTCGCTACTACATGAAGGAGGACACACCTCCTGGTCGCTGGATCGGCGCGGGAGTAGCGGCCCTCGGCAAGGGCGAGATTCATGTGGGCGACCGAGTATCGGAACACCAGCTCCAGCTCCTGATGGGGACCGGCCATGATCCGATCACCGACGAGCCGCTCGGGCGAGCGTTCCCGAACTACAAGAGCCCGGAAGAGCGGATCGAGGCGCGGATCGCTGACCTCGAACCGACGACGACGCCCGGCGCCAAGGGCGAGGCTGTCGCGCAGATCGTGGCCGAGGAGACTACCCGGAGCACACGGCGTGCGGTGGCGGGCTTCGACTTCACCTTCTCGATCCCGAAGTCCGCGTCAGTGTTGTGGGCGGTCGCCGATGCCGGGGTCCAAGCGCTGATCGCGGAGGCGCATCATCGCGCGGTTGCGGAGGTGGTTGCGTTCATGGAGCGCGAGGTTGCAGCCACCCGTACCGGCGCAACCGCCGGGGACGGCGCGGTTGCACAGGTCGATGTCACCGGGCTCATCGCGACCGCATTCGATCACTTCGACTCCCGCGCCGGCGACCCCCACCTCCACACGCACGTCGTCATCAGCAACAAGGCCAAGACCGTCCTCGATGGCAAGTGGCGCTCGCTCGACGGCAGACCGATGCACGCCGCCGTCGTCGCGCTCTCCGAACTACACGAAGCCGTGTTCGCCGACCAGATGACCCGAACATTCGGCGTCTCCTGGGAAGCGCGCGAGATGGGCCGCGACCGGAACCCAGCATGGGCGATCACGGGAGTTCCGGAAGGGCTGGTCACAGAGTTCTCTACCCGCGCCCGCCACATCGACGCCGAGAAGAACCGGCTCATCGCCGAGTACGTCGCCCAGCACGGACGCCAACCATCGAACGCGACGATCCTCAAACTGCGAGCCCAAGCCACACTCGCGACCCGCCCCGAGAAGCAGGTCCGATCCCTTGCTGACCTGACCGCCGAGTGGCGAACGCGAGCGAGCAAGACCCTGGGCCAGGACGCGACGTTGTGGGCGCGCGAGGTCACCGACAACGACAAGCCGATGCTCCTGCGTGCCGACGACGTGCCGCTCGACGTGATCAGCGAGCTGGGGCGTACGGTCGTCGCGGTGGTCGGTGAGAAACGGTCGACCTGGCGGCGATGGAATCTCATGGCCGAGGCATCCCGGCAGACGATGGGGTGGCGGTTCGCCACCATGCAGGACCGGGAAGCGATCGTCGCGATGATCGCCGACGCCGCCGAGCTCGTCTCGCTGCGGCTGACGCCACCTGAGCTCGCCACCTCGCCGGTCGTGTTCCGTCGCCCCGACGGCACCTCGGTGTTCCGTCCGAAGAGCTCGACCGTATTCACCTCCGAGTCCCAGCTCGCGGCCGAGGACAGACTCCTCGAACGAGCGGCCAACCTCGGCGGGTCGACGGTGACGCTTGCCACGGTCGAGAAGATCACGTACAGACCCGACGCGGACGGTCGGATGCTCGGCGATGACCAAGCCGATGCCTTGACCCGGATCGCGGTGTCGGGTCGGATGCTCGATATCCTCGTCGGTCCCGCGGGGGCGGGCAAGACAACCGCTATGAACGCGCTCCGCCGCGCGTGGGAAGCCGAGCACGGCTCCGGGGCCGTCGTCGGGCTCGCGCCATCAGCGGTCGCCGCCCAGGTCCTCGCCGACGACCTTGGAATCGAGACTGAGAACACCGCGAAGTGGTGGCAGAACCACCTCGTCCACGGCACCACGTTCGAGGCGGGACAGCTCGTCATCATCGACGAAGCCTCCCTCGCCGGCACCCTGTCACTGGACCGCATCACACACATCGCTCAAGACGCTGGCGCGAAGGTGCTGCTGGTCGGCGACTATGCCCAACTGCAATCCGTAGACGCCGGCGGCGCGTTCGCGCTGATCGCCAGGGACCGGGCCGACACCCCCGAACTGGTCGACGTTCACCGCTTCACCCACACCTGGGAGAAGACCGCCTCGCTGGAGCTACGCCACGGACGCACGGCGGCTATCGACACCTACCTCGCCCACGAGCGCATCGCGGAGGGCGACGGCGAGGCGATGGCCGACACGGCCTACAACGCCTGGCGTGCCGACCGGGACGCCGGGCTCGTCTCTGTGCTGATCGCCGAGACCCACGAAGACGTGACCACGCTGAACGGTCGCGCCCGCGCCGACCTGATCCTCAGCAAGACGCTGAACCCCGACCGCGAAGTCGAGCTGCGCGACGGCACCGCCGCAGGCGTCGGCGACACCATCATCACCCGACGCAACAACGGGAACCTCCGCACCCTGGCCGGGCGGGACTGGGTGCGCAACGGCGACATCTGGACCATCACCGCCGTCGGCGACGACGGGACCGTCGCCATCGCACGCGACTACGGGGCCGGCACAGCGGTCAAGGAAGACGGAACCATCACGTCTCGCAGGCGTGGCCGCAGGTTCGGTGGCAGCATCGTGCTTCCAGCCTCGTACGTAGGTGAGCATGTCGATCTCGGCTACGCAGTCACCGCCTACCGTGCGCAGGGCATCACTACGGACACGGCGCACGTGTTGGTCGAACCGACCTCGACGAGGGAGACCTTCTACGTCGCGATGACACGAGGGCGGCACGCGAACCACGCCTACGTGACTCTCGACCGCGCCGAAGACCACGGCCAGCCACACCCGGGCGACGACCCGCATGCCACTGCGCGAAGCGTGCTCTACGGCGTTCTGCAGCACAGCGCGGCCGAACTCTCTGCGCACGAGACCATCGTGACCGAGCAGGAGCAGTGGGGCTCCATCGCGCAGCTCGCCGCCGAGTACGAGACCATCGTCGCCGCAGCCCAGCACGACCGTTGGGCCGCTCTCGTCCGCGGCTCCGGGCTTACCGCGGAACAGGCCGAGAGCGCCGTCGAGTCCGATGCGTTCGGCCCGCTCGCGGCTGAACTCCGTCGTGCCGAAGCCAACCATCACAATGTCGAGGCGCTCCTCCCGCGCCTCGTGGCCGCGCGCGGATTCGGCGACGCCGACGACATCGCCGCCGTTCTCCACTACCGGGTCGACCGGGCGACCGCGCGTCCCGCACGCTCCGGCAGGACACGCAAGCCAGCGCGACTCATCGCCGGCCTCATCCCGCAGGCGCATGGTATCATCGACGCCGAGATGCGAGCAGCCCTTGACCAGCGAGAAGCGCTGATCGAGGCCCGTGCCGACGCCGTACTCGAAGCTGCGCTGACCGAGAGTGCACCGTGGACGAACGCCCTTGGAGCGCCTCCCGCCGACCGACGACGAGCCACAGCGTGGCGCAAGGCCGCACGCGTGATCGCCGCATACCGCGACCGCTACCGCGTCACCGACGACGCACCCCTCGGCACCCCGCCCGAGTCCGCCGCGCAGAAGATCGACGCCGCACGAGCACGAACTGCCCTCGATCGAGTTCGTGGCTTCATCGCTGAGGTGAGCGAAGTACCGCAGCATTCACAGGGACGCTATGGCGCCGAGCGCTCACTGTGA
- a CDS encoding heavy metal translocating P-type ATPase, with protein sequence MSQPVHELVVAHTRRHERRWTAMIGDGINVTPALAEATVGIATGATGSVAAIESAHVAFTGRDQRLIPAAIRHARHGRLIRAANIVLALLIAVIHFPRALSRVLGFGGVVLVQEVAEAIVILNGVLAARRPAILSASVTPAVRTLASA encoded by the coding sequence GTGTCGCAACCTGTCCACGAACTTGTCGTAGCGCACACTCGAAGGCATGAGCGGCGCTGGACGGCCATGATCGGTGACGGGATCAACGTCACCCCGGCACTCGCCGAAGCGACCGTGGGGATTGCGACGGGCGCGACAGGGTCAGTTGCCGCGATCGAGTCCGCGCACGTCGCCTTCACCGGCCGCGACCAGCGACTGATCCCCGCCGCCATCCGCCATGCGCGTCACGGCCGACTCATCAGGGCCGCGAACATCGTCCTCGCGTTGCTCATCGCCGTGATCCACTTCCCGCGCGCGCTCTCCCGCGTGCTCGGGTTCGGCGGTGTCGTGCTGGTCCAGGAGGTCGCGGAGGCCATCGTGATCCTCAACGGCGTGCTCGCCGCCCGGCGGCCAGCGATCCTCTCGGCATCCGTCACGCCCGCGGTCCGGACGCTCGCATCCGCGTGA
- a CDS encoding CPBP family intramembrane glutamic endopeptidase, with the protein MVTDQSAQPWDHSQQAQQPRPSSNRRMPHGQQPAETQPPCGRQPPYGDAPVGSAALGYGYSGEGQSPHGRAPYGQPQDRDAFPRQLGFAMHPPKKPALLAATLPMAGKSFALVLQPLEQRVGRWFLAWAIAIGFFFGGQIISLALLMPGMVAFFLQLDPTAAPTDEAELTADLLAEVIGSPLGMAGVNMAWAAMIPGVIVALAAFGKGAAGYASSVVGRWRWGAVGRSALLILPIFAIYIGVSLWMDPSVEWQWDPNWGLVAVVLLTTPLQATGEEFTFRGLLPQLMGGWLRHRYVPALVMLLPVLTVIVLQPATWYLSLLALVAAAVGPWVLRGPLGNAVWTGLATGLLFGAMHTHPSIAATLQLSLVGFTCSMLTYRTGGLEAASVLHTANNVFIMVPLALTGVSAFSSAQPVAGEDWLSFGITALALGLAYLAVHFAMRGAQRFTTGAPAADLLVSQPRPPMAAPVVTR; encoded by the coding sequence ATGGTGACCGATCAGTCCGCCCAGCCCTGGGATCACTCGCAGCAGGCGCAGCAGCCTCGGCCTTCCTCCAATCGGCGGATGCCGCACGGCCAGCAGCCCGCTGAGACGCAACCGCCGTGCGGCCGGCAGCCGCCTTACGGCGATGCTCCCGTCGGCTCAGCAGCGCTCGGTTACGGATACTCCGGCGAAGGCCAATCGCCCCATGGGCGGGCGCCCTACGGTCAGCCGCAAGACAGGGACGCCTTCCCGCGGCAGCTGGGCTTTGCGATGCATCCGCCCAAGAAGCCGGCACTGCTGGCTGCCACGCTGCCGATGGCGGGGAAGTCCTTCGCGCTGGTGCTTCAGCCGCTCGAGCAGCGCGTCGGTCGCTGGTTCCTGGCATGGGCGATCGCGATCGGCTTCTTCTTCGGGGGCCAGATCATCTCGCTCGCACTACTGATGCCGGGCATGGTCGCCTTCTTCCTGCAGCTCGACCCGACCGCGGCGCCGACCGACGAGGCCGAGCTCACGGCCGACCTGCTCGCCGAGGTGATCGGCTCGCCGCTGGGCATGGCCGGGGTGAACATGGCCTGGGCCGCGATGATCCCGGGCGTCATCGTCGCGTTGGCGGCGTTCGGCAAGGGCGCGGCCGGGTACGCCTCGAGTGTCGTCGGTCGCTGGCGCTGGGGCGCTGTCGGCCGCTCGGCGCTGCTGATCCTCCCCATCTTCGCGATCTACATCGGCGTCTCGCTCTGGATGGACCCGAGTGTCGAGTGGCAGTGGGATCCCAACTGGGGCCTCGTCGCGGTGGTGTTGCTGACCACGCCGCTGCAGGCGACCGGCGAGGAGTTCACATTCCGCGGGCTGCTGCCGCAGCTGATGGGCGGCTGGCTGCGCCACCGCTACGTGCCCGCGCTCGTCATGCTGCTGCCGGTGCTGACTGTGATCGTGCTGCAGCCAGCGACCTGGTACCTCTCGCTGCTCGCGCTGGTCGCCGCGGCGGTCGGGCCATGGGTGCTGCGTGGACCGCTGGGGAACGCGGTCTGGACCGGCCTTGCGACCGGGCTGCTGTTCGGCGCGATGCACACGCACCCGTCGATCGCGGCGACGCTGCAGCTCTCGCTGGTCGGCTTCACCTGCTCGATGCTCACCTACCGCACGGGTGGGCTCGAGGCGGCGTCGGTGCTGCACACCGCCAACAACGTCTTCATCATGGTTCCGCTCGCGCTCACCGGTGTCTCAGCGTTCTCATCCGCGCAGCCGGTCGCCGGCGAGGACTGGCTCTCTTTCGGTATCACCGCGCTGGCGCTCGGCCTCGCGTACCTCGCGGTGCACTTTGCCATGCGCGGGGCGCAGCGGTTTACGACGGGGGCGCCTGCTGCCGACTTGCTCGTGTCACAGCCGCGGCCGCCAATGGCGGCACCCGTCGTGACGCGCTGA
- the lnt gene encoding apolipoprotein N-acyltransferase produces the protein MSGHDRVAATLGQDDRARVHLARVLLAAGGGLAIAASGSPYDLWPFAPVGVALALLAVRGRTPGAAFALGFITGATQYAVHISWITVYLGPAPLLGLTIVMATWFGLGGIASASVWRLVRAARWLSTVLATIGLAAVWTTRELLASTIPWGGFSWGRLAYSQADSPFGPVVGWAGIAGLTFAIALLGATAAVTVRSASRAHVTRRAVAPVAVAAILALVPAVPVEYDGTIRVGAAQGASEAGLLAPYEPGQIIAEHAAATTLLDGENLDLLVWPENAGEREPQTNPQTIALLEDLQRQFTAPIILGAVTTEGTRTYNSLLLWDEGVDAVYHKRHPVPFAEYLPSRAVLAPVLDAFGFLDLIPRDFSIDPASANVFDVGGVRAGLAICFDVVDDALAREMVLDRGAQLILVPSNNADFGEGSAQNVQQLAIARLRAMESGRSLVMISTVGTSAIVLADGSILQRLPQYEPGAMVATLPLSATVTPAIRFGRGIEVAIAIAALLTVLAGAGASPARRAFR, from the coding sequence GTGAGCGGCCACGATCGGGTTGCCGCCACTCTCGGCCAGGACGACCGGGCGCGTGTCCATCTCGCACGGGTACTGTTGGCGGCCGGCGGCGGGTTAGCAATAGCCGCGTCCGGGTCGCCGTACGACCTGTGGCCATTCGCCCCGGTCGGGGTCGCCCTGGCACTCCTGGCCGTCCGCGGCCGCACCCCGGGAGCCGCATTTGCGTTGGGGTTCATCACGGGCGCGACCCAGTACGCCGTCCACATCTCATGGATCACGGTCTACCTCGGACCCGCGCCGCTGCTCGGCCTCACCATCGTCATGGCGACGTGGTTCGGGCTCGGCGGCATCGCGAGCGCCTCCGTGTGGCGACTCGTCCGTGCAGCCAGGTGGCTCTCGACGGTGCTCGCCACCATCGGACTCGCCGCCGTGTGGACGACGCGCGAGCTGCTCGCATCCACCATCCCCTGGGGTGGGTTCTCCTGGGGGCGGCTCGCCTACTCCCAGGCGGACAGCCCCTTCGGACCTGTCGTCGGTTGGGCGGGGATCGCGGGCCTGACGTTCGCGATCGCCCTGCTCGGCGCCACAGCCGCAGTGACGGTGAGGTCCGCTTCCCGGGCCCACGTGACCCGCCGCGCCGTCGCACCCGTAGCCGTCGCAGCCATCCTCGCGCTCGTGCCCGCCGTCCCCGTCGAGTACGACGGGACCATCCGGGTGGGGGCTGCTCAGGGGGCGTCGGAGGCAGGACTGCTCGCCCCCTACGAGCCAGGCCAGATCATCGCCGAGCATGCCGCCGCGACCACGCTCCTCGACGGCGAGAATCTCGATCTGCTCGTCTGGCCCGAGAACGCAGGCGAACGCGAGCCGCAGACGAACCCCCAGACCATCGCGCTGCTGGAAGACCTGCAGCGGCAGTTCACGGCCCCCATCATCCTGGGAGCGGTGACGACCGAGGGCACGCGGACGTACAACTCGCTGCTGCTCTGGGATGAAGGCGTCGACGCGGTGTATCACAAGCGACACCCGGTCCCGTTTGCCGAATACCTCCCGAGCCGTGCCGTGCTCGCCCCCGTGCTGGATGCGTTCGGTTTCCTCGATCTGATCCCCCGGGACTTCTCGATCGACCCCGCCAGCGCGAACGTCTTCGATGTCGGCGGCGTCCGCGCGGGCCTGGCCATCTGCTTCGACGTCGTCGATGATGCACTCGCCCGCGAGATGGTCCTCGATCGTGGCGCGCAACTGATCCTGGTTCCGTCGAACAACGCCGACTTCGGCGAGGGCAGTGCGCAGAACGTGCAGCAGCTCGCGATCGCGCGACTGCGTGCGATGGAGAGTGGACGGTCGCTCGTCATGATCTCCACCGTCGGCACGAGCGCGATCGTGCTCGCGGACGGCAGCATCCTGCAACGCCTGCCGCAGTACGAGCCGGGCGCGATGGTCGCCACGCTACCGCTGTCCGCCACGGTCACGCCCGCCATCCGTTTCGGCCGCGGGATCGAGGTCGCCATCGCGATCGCAGCGCTGCTCACCGTGCTCGCTGGTGCTGGCGCCTCGCCCGCCCGTCGCGCATTTCGGTGA
- a CDS encoding Nramp family divalent metal transporter → MPKIVREERQAQPVTRTTRQRSSAPRLAWLLGPALVAGVAYLDPGNVASNMTAGARYGYLLVWVVVLGNVMAWLIQYLSAKLGIVTGSSLPEMLRARIRNPYVRRAYWLQAELVAMATDIAEVIGGAVALNLLFGIPLLWGGMITGTVSLVLLVVQSRRGARSFEFVVIGLVVIIAIGFSFGVFVAPPDPGGVAAGLLPRFEGTDSVLLAASILGATIMPHAIYAHSALARDRFAPSQPQVRFNVPLEELRGISTRRLLRATRWDVSVAMLIAGTVNLCILLLAAANLAGVPGTDTLEGAYAALRDGIGPLVATLFAVGLLASGLASTSVGAYAGAEIMHGLLHVRIPLIARRLVTLIPALVILALGVDPTLALVLSQVVLSFGIPFALIPLVALTAKHEVLGEFRNRAVTTAAGIVASVALIALNAMLLWLVASGT, encoded by the coding sequence ATGCCGAAAATCGTGCGCGAAGAACGACAAGCACAACCCGTGACGCGTACAACGCGGCAAAGATCATCAGCGCCCCGGCTGGCATGGCTGTTGGGACCCGCGCTGGTGGCGGGGGTCGCCTATCTCGACCCCGGCAACGTGGCCAGCAATATGACGGCCGGCGCGCGCTACGGGTATCTTCTGGTCTGGGTGGTGGTGCTCGGCAATGTCATGGCGTGGCTCATCCAGTACCTCTCGGCCAAGCTCGGCATCGTCACCGGCAGCAGCCTGCCGGAGATGCTCAGGGCACGCATCCGCAATCCGTATGTGCGCCGTGCGTACTGGTTGCAGGCCGAGTTGGTCGCCATGGCGACCGATATCGCCGAGGTGATCGGTGGTGCCGTCGCGCTGAATCTGCTGTTCGGCATCCCGCTGCTGTGGGGAGGAATGATCACCGGAACCGTGTCGCTGGTGTTGCTCGTGGTCCAGTCCCGGCGAGGCGCACGCAGCTTCGAATTCGTCGTCATCGGACTGGTCGTGATCATCGCCATCGGCTTCTCGTTCGGAGTGTTCGTCGCGCCCCCGGACCCGGGCGGTGTCGCAGCCGGCCTCCTGCCTCGGTTCGAGGGCACCGACTCCGTGCTGCTCGCGGCATCCATTCTCGGTGCCACGATCATGCCGCACGCGATCTACGCGCACAGCGCCCTGGCTCGAGATCGCTTCGCTCCATCGCAGCCGCAGGTGCGCTTCAACGTTCCCCTGGAGGAGCTGCGAGGCATCTCGACCCGACGCCTCCTGCGTGCGACGCGCTGGGACGTCAGCGTCGCGATGCTGATCGCTGGCACCGTCAATCTCTGCATCCTGTTGCTGGCGGCCGCCAACCTCGCTGGCGTTCCGGGCACCGACACCCTCGAGGGCGCCTATGCCGCACTACGGGATGGAATCGGGCCTCTCGTCGCGACCCTCTTCGCAGTCGGCCTGCTCGCCAGCGGCCTCGCGAGCACCTCAGTGGGGGCGTACGCCGGTGCTGAGATCATGCATGGACTGTTGCACGTGCGCATTCCGCTTATCGCTCGACGCCTCGTCACCCTCATCCCTGCGCTCGTGATCCTCGCGCTCGGCGTCGACCCCACCCTCGCGCTGGTGCTGAGCCAGGTCGTGCTCTCGTTCGGCATCCCCTTCGCGCTCATCCCGCTCGTCGCCCTCACCGCCAAACACGAAGTGCTCGGCGAGTTCCGCAACCGCGCGGTGACGACCGCAGCCGGGATCGTGGCATCCGTCGCTCTCATCGCACTGAACGCGATGCTGCTCTGGCTGGTCGCTTCCGGCACATGA
- the merA gene encoding mercury(II) reductase, whose product MARHGEFDLAVIGTGGAAMSAAIHARLEGASVVAIESGTLGGTCVNVGCVPSKTLLAAAHTRHAARSNPFPGTPTSAGEVDLSALMQQKDELIGILRQTKYADIAAAYGFDIQSGAATFTDAATLLVDGRRVRARSYLVATGAEPHAPAIPGLEQVDYLTSTTAMELTELPASLVVIGGGFVGLEQAQLFARLGVEVTIVGRLAPHAEPELSSELHNAFLAEGIAVINDRAVTITRNGDLVQAITRTGKAATGGRILIATGRAPRTDGLDLAAAGVARDGRGFIIVDKDQRTTNPTVFAAGDVTDVPQYVYVAAMAGKIAARNALGRHEQVDYTGMPSVLFTSPQLASAGMTEAEALAAGYRCTCRYLRLSEVPRAITNHNTRGGIKIVADADTGRVLGVHALAETAGEMMLAATYAITAGFTVAQLADIWAPYLTMAEGIRLTANLFRNELPTSCCA is encoded by the coding sequence ATGGCACGGCACGGCGAGTTTGACCTTGCAGTGATCGGCACGGGCGGTGCGGCGATGTCCGCGGCGATCCACGCTCGACTCGAAGGGGCGAGCGTGGTCGCCATCGAGTCGGGAACGCTCGGTGGCACCTGCGTGAACGTCGGCTGCGTGCCCTCCAAGACACTCCTCGCCGCCGCGCACACTCGACATGCCGCCCGATCGAACCCGTTCCCAGGCACCCCCACATCCGCCGGCGAGGTTGACCTGAGCGCGCTCATGCAGCAGAAGGACGAGTTGATCGGCATACTTCGCCAGACCAAATACGCTGACATCGCCGCCGCCTACGGGTTCGACATTCAGTCCGGCGCCGCGACGTTCACTGACGCTGCAACACTCCTCGTCGACGGCCGACGAGTTCGTGCTAGGTCGTATCTGGTCGCCACCGGAGCCGAACCGCACGCCCCGGCCATCCCCGGTCTCGAGCAGGTGGACTACCTCACCTCGACCACGGCCATGGAGCTGACCGAGTTGCCCGCTTCGCTCGTGGTGATCGGCGGCGGCTTCGTCGGCCTCGAACAGGCGCAGCTCTTCGCCCGCCTCGGGGTCGAGGTCACCATCGTCGGCCGGCTCGCTCCGCACGCCGAACCCGAACTCTCCTCCGAACTCCACAATGCCTTCCTCGCCGAGGGAATCGCCGTCATCAACGACCGAGCCGTGACGATTACCCGGAACGGCGACCTGGTGCAGGCGATCACCCGCACCGGCAAGGCGGCCACCGGTGGACGAATCCTCATCGCCACCGGACGCGCACCACGCACTGACGGGCTCGACCTCGCTGCGGCGGGCGTCGCGAGGGACGGCCGTGGCTTCATCATCGTCGACAAGGACCAGCGGACGACGAACCCGACCGTGTTCGCCGCCGGCGACGTGACCGATGTGCCGCAGTACGTGTACGTCGCCGCGATGGCCGGGAAGATCGCAGCCCGCAACGCGCTCGGCCGCCACGAGCAGGTCGACTACACCGGGATGCCCTCGGTGTTGTTCACCTCACCTCAGCTCGCCTCCGCCGGGATGACCGAAGCCGAAGCCCTCGCCGCGGGATACCGGTGCACCTGCCGTTACCTGCGACTGTCCGAAGTGCCCCGAGCCATCACCAACCACAACACCCGCGGCGGCATCAAGATCGTCGCCGACGCTGACACCGGCCGAGTCCTCGGCGTCCACGCCCTCGCCGAGACCGCCGGCGAGATGATGCTCGCCGCGACCTACGCCATCACCGCCGGATTCACCGTCGCCCAACTCGCCGACATCTGGGCCCCGTACCTCACCATGGCCGAGGGAATCCGCCTCACCGCGAACCTCTTCCGCAACGAACTCCCCACCTCCTGCTGCGCCTGA
- a CDS encoding arsenic resistance protein, producing the protein MERQQVLFYLAAIVTGIALGLLAPGSERLAVAINPAIAALLFVTFLGVPFAEIARGFRDVRFLTALLVLNFVIVPVVAVGLSRFVAHDDALLVGVLLVLLTPCVDYVIVFAGAAGGAHERLLAATPLLMVVQLLLLPLYLFIIAGPVATESVEPGPFMEAMVLLILIPLGAATLTQWAARRVRLAAAATASALHAMVPLTMLVLLVVIASQTPAIARDLVLLVELVPIYIAFLAVMAALGVGVARLARLDVPRSRALVFSGATRNSLVVLPLALALPPDLRLAAAAIVTQTLVELIGMAIYVKLIPRLLPPQAARP; encoded by the coding sequence ATGGAACGCCAGCAAGTCCTCTTCTACCTCGCCGCGATCGTCACCGGTATCGCGCTTGGCTTGCTGGCACCGGGCTCCGAGCGGCTCGCGGTCGCGATCAACCCGGCCATCGCCGCGCTGCTGTTCGTCACCTTCCTCGGGGTGCCTTTTGCGGAGATCGCGCGCGGGTTCCGCGACGTGCGATTCCTGACCGCGCTGCTGGTGCTGAACTTCGTCATCGTGCCCGTCGTGGCCGTCGGCCTTTCCCGCTTCGTGGCGCACGATGATGCGCTCCTGGTCGGCGTGCTGCTCGTGCTGCTGACCCCGTGTGTCGACTACGTGATCGTGTTCGCCGGCGCAGCCGGCGGCGCGCATGAGCGGCTGCTCGCTGCCACTCCCCTGCTGATGGTGGTGCAGCTGCTTCTCTTGCCGCTCTACCTGTTCATCATCGCGGGCCCCGTTGCGACCGAGAGCGTGGAGCCGGGACCGTTCATGGAGGCGATGGTGCTCCTCATCCTGATCCCGCTCGGCGCTGCAACGCTCACCCAGTGGGCCGCGCGGCGCGTGCGTCTCGCCGCCGCAGCCACGGCCAGCGCGCTGCACGCGATGGTGCCGCTGACGATGCTCGTGCTGCTCGTCGTCATCGCGTCGCAGACGCCGGCGATCGCCCGCGACCTAGTCCTGCTGGTTGAGCTCGTGCCGATCTACATCGCGTTCCTTGCGGTCATGGCCGCCCTCGGTGTCGGCGTCGCGCGGCTTGCACGCCTCGACGTCCCTCGTAGCAGGGCGCTCGTGTTCAGCGGTGCGACCAGAAATTCGCTTGTCGTCCTCCCACTCGCCCTCGCGCTTCCGCCAGACCTCCGGCTCGCGGCTGCCGCCATCGTGACGCAGACCCTCGTCGAACTCATCGGCATGGCCATCTACGTCAAGCTGATCCCCCGACTGCTCCCGCCGCAAGCAGCAAGGCCCTGA